In one window of Corynebacterium incognita DNA:
- the ndk gene encoding nucleoside-diphosphate kinase yields the protein MTERTLILIKPDGVKNGHVGEIIARIERKGLKLVEMDLRTADRETAEKHYEEHKDKPFFGELVDFITSAPLVAGIVEGERAIEAWRQLAGGTDPVSKATPGTIRGDFALTVGENVVHGSDSPESAEREIAIWFPNL from the coding sequence ATGACTGAACGTACTCTCATCCTTATCAAGCCAGACGGCGTCAAGAACGGCCACGTGGGCGAGATTATCGCCCGCATCGAGCGCAAGGGCCTCAAGCTCGTTGAGATGGATCTGCGCACCGCAGACCGCGAGACCGCTGAGAAGCACTACGAGGAGCACAAGGACAAGCCTTTCTTCGGCGAGCTGGTGGACTTCATCACCTCCGCACCGCTGGTTGCAGGCATTGTCGAGGGCGAGCGCGCCATCGAGGCATGGCGTCAGCTGGCCGGCGGCACTGACCCAGTCTCCAAGGCCACCCCGGGCACCATCCGCGGTGACTTCGCACTGACCGTTGGCGAGAACGTCGTTCACGGCTCCGACTCCCCAGAGTCCGCCGAGCGCGAGATTGCTATCTGGTTCCCGAACCTCTAA
- a CDS encoding Rne/Rng family ribonuclease: MAKEPRAAKSTKKAARKTTRKTTRKTTRKAPAAKKTTTPNAAVPGVSDDDLRAAASLAQRLDRDAVGEKTRVHALAKQVGLKSRDVVAVFGEMGKSKVAQSSLSRDEVFAFLERIAPSETTDTEQSVQQPTKKSTKRAVKKAAPVEEPTPSAVDVAEEPVKAQLDEEAAAVPEAEDEKLRYRVRKNVDNEIHQIVEKVDKELADAAPEEDAPEAEEPEATDPESPEVEEAVGDESDDDFGDYVPEITPKPENPTLTMQYAPVFIAPGVGEHADDEDGFDVEELSSEDDSESDADRKGDKDEGRGASRRRRGRRGASRGKGKQREDSTEEAGADSTDEDFAQVEEPKALRGSARLEAQRRRRAEIREEGRKRRPIVSQEEFLARRESVERTMVVRERARHDDLGSITQVGVLEDDLLVEHFVTSDAQASIIGNIYLGRVQNVLPSMEAAFIDIGTGRNGVLYAGEVNWKAAGLGGRGRRIENALRSGDQVLVQVSKDPVGHKGARLTTQISLAGRYLVYVPGGRSAGISRKLPAPERKRLKQVLTNVVPGDGGAIIRTAAENVSEEAIGLDVRRLHDAWEDIQARAEEAKASKGAKPQTLYEEPPLLVKVVRDLFNEDFDQLIIDGDKAYNIIANYVQSVAPDLFGRILKYDREGHGGQDAFERYRVDEQIQKALARKVWLPSGGTLVIDRTEAMTVVDVNTGKFTGSGGNLEETVTKNNLEAAEEIVRQMRLRDLGGMIVVDFIDMVLPENRDLVLRRLKEALGRDRTRHQVSEVTSLGLVQMTRKRLGTGLLETFSTPCECCGGRGLILHDDPVEESPEEERDSKQNRRGRGGRSDAPAKASGRGNVGNAQRDDAAEKGAAEKDGAEVRSEDKDKDKGKGRGRRSGGSRRRRRETPDYEGLAASVVVTDDTDNTADRGTQSIEDIAYAAVKKAEATDDVGEWPSPLSHEEEERLAAKQDEPGAAPAQPSYEEAVAEFEASPRRKRRTRGNSRSDHRPRREDFADAAAEPQQEPQQEPKQEPQRGERNESASARRRRRRVRRSNAKAAAPQAAKRTKTQPAKQDAPAAESAAEAGVEKKVVVTGRGRRRAVRRRVAGGAASEHVAQVKRSEQSGRGGESSGGNAADKADGAGHGASSSAKRGRGRRRSTRRRG, encoded by the coding sequence ATGGCTAAGGAACCACGCGCAGCGAAGTCGACCAAGAAGGCGGCGCGCAAAACCACCCGCAAAACCACCCGTAAAACCACGCGCAAAGCGCCCGCAGCAAAGAAAACAACCACGCCGAACGCGGCCGTGCCCGGCGTGAGCGACGACGATCTTCGCGCCGCGGCGTCGCTGGCGCAGCGCCTGGATCGCGATGCCGTGGGGGAGAAGACTCGCGTGCACGCCCTGGCGAAGCAGGTGGGACTGAAGTCCCGCGACGTCGTGGCCGTGTTCGGGGAGATGGGCAAGTCCAAGGTCGCGCAGTCGTCCCTGAGTCGCGACGAGGTGTTTGCTTTCCTCGAGCGCATCGCGCCTAGCGAAACTACCGACACCGAGCAGTCGGTACAGCAGCCGACCAAGAAATCCACCAAGCGCGCCGTGAAGAAGGCCGCGCCAGTCGAGGAGCCGACCCCGAGCGCGGTAGACGTCGCCGAGGAGCCAGTGAAGGCGCAGCTCGACGAGGAGGCCGCCGCGGTACCGGAGGCCGAGGATGAGAAGTTGCGCTACCGCGTACGCAAGAACGTGGACAACGAGATCCACCAGATCGTGGAGAAGGTGGACAAGGAGCTTGCCGACGCCGCGCCCGAGGAAGACGCCCCAGAGGCCGAGGAACCTGAAGCCACCGATCCGGAGAGCCCGGAGGTTGAGGAAGCCGTCGGGGATGAATCAGACGACGACTTCGGCGACTACGTCCCGGAGATCACCCCGAAACCGGAGAACCCGACCCTGACCATGCAGTACGCGCCGGTGTTTATCGCGCCGGGCGTGGGGGAGCACGCTGACGACGAGGACGGCTTCGACGTCGAGGAGCTCAGCAGCGAGGACGACAGCGAGAGCGACGCGGACCGCAAGGGCGACAAGGATGAGGGCCGAGGGGCGTCGCGCCGCCGCCGAGGCCGCCGCGGCGCATCCCGCGGCAAGGGCAAGCAACGTGAGGACTCCACCGAGGAGGCGGGCGCCGATTCCACCGACGAGGACTTCGCGCAGGTCGAGGAGCCGAAGGCCCTGCGCGGTTCGGCGCGCCTGGAGGCCCAGCGACGCCGCCGCGCGGAGATCCGTGAGGAGGGCCGCAAGCGTCGTCCCATCGTCAGCCAGGAGGAGTTTCTGGCCCGTCGCGAGTCCGTGGAGCGCACCATGGTGGTCCGCGAACGCGCGCGCCACGATGACCTGGGCAGCATCACGCAGGTGGGCGTGCTGGAGGACGACCTGCTGGTCGAGCACTTCGTCACCTCCGACGCACAGGCGTCAATCATCGGCAACATCTACCTCGGCCGTGTGCAAAACGTCCTGCCGTCCATGGAGGCCGCGTTCATTGACATCGGAACCGGCCGCAACGGTGTGCTGTACGCCGGCGAGGTGAACTGGAAGGCCGCAGGTCTGGGCGGGCGTGGTCGCCGCATCGAGAATGCGCTGCGTTCCGGGGACCAGGTGTTGGTCCAGGTGTCCAAGGACCCGGTGGGCCACAAGGGTGCGCGCCTGACCACCCAGATTTCCCTGGCAGGCCGCTACCTCGTGTACGTCCCTGGCGGCCGCAGCGCGGGCATTTCCCGCAAGCTGCCCGCCCCGGAGCGCAAGCGCCTCAAGCAGGTTCTCACCAACGTGGTGCCGGGCGACGGCGGCGCCATCATCCGCACCGCGGCGGAGAATGTGTCCGAGGAGGCCATCGGCCTTGACGTGCGCCGCCTGCATGACGCGTGGGAGGACATCCAGGCCCGCGCCGAGGAGGCCAAGGCGTCCAAGGGCGCCAAGCCGCAGACCCTGTACGAGGAGCCGCCACTGCTGGTCAAGGTGGTGCGCGATCTGTTCAACGAGGACTTCGATCAGCTCATCATTGACGGCGATAAGGCGTACAACATCATCGCCAATTACGTGCAGTCGGTGGCGCCGGATCTGTTCGGTCGCATCCTCAAGTACGACCGCGAGGGCCACGGCGGGCAAGACGCGTTCGAGCGTTACCGCGTGGACGAGCAGATTCAGAAGGCCCTGGCGCGCAAGGTGTGGCTGCCATCTGGTGGCACCTTGGTTATCGATCGCACTGAGGCGATGACCGTCGTCGATGTCAATACCGGCAAATTCACTGGCTCCGGCGGCAACCTGGAAGAGACCGTGACTAAGAACAACCTCGAGGCTGCCGAGGAGATTGTGCGCCAGATGCGTCTGCGCGATCTGGGCGGCATGATCGTGGTGGACTTCATCGACATGGTTCTGCCGGAAAACCGCGACCTGGTGCTGCGCCGCCTCAAGGAGGCGCTGGGTCGGGATCGCACCCGCCACCAGGTCTCCGAGGTGACGTCGCTGGGCCTGGTACAGATGACCCGCAAGCGTTTGGGTACTGGCCTTCTGGAAACCTTCTCCACGCCGTGTGAATGCTGTGGCGGCCGCGGCCTGATCCTGCACGACGATCCGGTGGAGGAGTCTCCGGAGGAGGAGCGCGATTCCAAGCAGAACCGCCGCGGGCGCGGCGGGCGTTCCGACGCCCCGGCGAAGGCTTCCGGCCGTGGCAACGTCGGCAATGCGCAGCGTGACGACGCCGCAGAGAAGGGTGCCGCGGAGAAGGACGGCGCGGAGGTGCGTTCCGAGGACAAAGACAAGGACAAGGGCAAGGGCCGCGGTCGTCGTTCGGGGGGTTCGCGCCGTCGCCGCCGGGAGACCCCGGACTACGAGGGCTTGGCGGCCAGCGTGGTGGTCACCGACGACACCGACAACACCGCGGATCGTGGGACGCAGTCCATTGAGGACATCGCCTACGCCGCGGTGAAGAAGGCGGAAGCGACCGACGACGTCGGGGAGTGGCCGTCGCCGCTGTCCCACGAGGAAGAGGAGCGCCTAGCGGCCAAGCAGGATGAGCCGGGCGCGGCCCCCGCGCAGCCGAGCTACGAGGAGGCCGTGGCGGAGTTTGAAGCCTCGCCGCGTCGCAAGCGTCGCACCCGCGGCAACTCCCGTTCGGATCACCGCCCGCGCCGCGAAGACTTCGCGGATGCTGCTGCTGAGCCGCAACAGGAGCCGCAACAGGAGCCGAAGCAGGAGCCGCAGCGCGGGGAACGCAACGAGAGCGCGAGCGCGCGCCGTCGCCGCCGTCGCGTGCGCAGGTCCAACGCGAAGGCTGCGGCGCCGCAGGCGGCTAAGCGGACAAAGACGCAGCCCGCGAAGCAGGATGCGCCAGCCGCAGAGTCTGCCGCCGAGGCGGGCGTGGAGAAGAAGGTCGTGGTCACCGGCCGCGGTCGTCGCCGTGCCGTGCGCCGCCGCGTGGCCGGGGGCGCTGCCTCCGAGCACGTGGCACAGGTCAAGCGTTCCGAACAGTCCGGCCGTGGCGGAGAGAGCAGCGGAGGCAACGCCGCGGATAAGGCGGACGGTGCGGGCCACGGGGCATCGTCAAGCGCGAAGCGCGGCCGGGGCCGTCGCCGGAGCACTCGCCGTCGGGGCTAA